GCGTGTTTTTTGATTTGTCTATTCGTATACCATACGGAAGCTAAGAAACCGACTGCAGTAGCTAAAATCGCCCCAACTGTACCGAAATAACGAATAAAGATTACGTTACATACAAATTTCAAAATAACACCCATCACAAGCGCAATAACCGCATGTTTCTGCTTGTTAATCCCTTGCAAGATAGCTGCTGTTACTGTGAATAAAGCGAATAACAATGCAACTGGTGCATACCACATTAATACTTGTCCACCTAGTGGATCTGAATCGTAGAAAGCAGTGTAAATTGGATACGCAAGTGTAGAAATACCGATAACTGCTGGCAATGTTAAAAACATATTCGCCTGGAATGTTTGTGTAATTTGTAATTTCAAATAACGGTATTGCTTTTCAGTAAACGACTTTGTAATCGCTGGTACGAGCGTTAAACTAAACGCTGTTGCAAGTGATACTGGAATCATAATTAATTTATGCGTCCACATCGTGAAAATACCAAGCGCTCGCTCTGCGATATCCCCTTGACCAATCGCCTGCATAATAGAGTTAAATGTCAATGTATCAATTTGTTGGTATAAAGGAATTGTTAATCCAATTACAACGTAAGGAATTGCATATGCAAACAACTCTTTAAACAATTGAGCGGTACTCACCGTTGATTCTGGCACAGTTTGCTCAATTAAATATTGATCCAAATATTTTTTACGTTTTAACCAGTACCAAATTAATACGCCAAGTGCTCCAACTGCTGAAACGAATGCAGCGAATGTCGCAACACCAACTGCCGTTGCTACTGTACCGCCAAGTACTTTAATAACGATGAAACTACCCGCTAATAAAAAGACGATACGAATAATTTGCTCAATAATTTGTGAAACCGTAGTCGGTCCCATCGATTGGTGGCCTTGGAAATAACCACGAATCAAACTTGCTGCCGGCACAACAATAAGCGCAAAACTTACGAGGCGAATAATCGTCGTAACTTCTTCTATCTTATTTTGTAAACTTTGTTTACCAAGCATTGCTTCTGCAAATAATGGTGCGGTCATGTACAGTACTAAGAAGGAAAGAACTCCTGTTACTATCATCATAACCATTCCCGAGCGG
This Bacillus mycoides DNA region includes the following protein-coding sequences:
- a CDS encoding putative polysaccharide biosynthesis protein; amino-acid sequence: MSDSKFLRGTLIVTLGTFLVKFLGMIYVFPFHALVGTEGGTLYTYGYIPYTIFLSIATAGVPLAVSKFVSKYNALGDYKTSRRMFRSGMVMMIVTGVLSFLVLYMTAPLFAEAMLGKQSLQNKIEEVTTIIRLVSFALIVVPAASLIRGYFQGHQSMGPTTVSQIIEQIIRIVFLLAGSFIVIKVLGGTVATAVGVATFAAFVSAVGALGVLIWYWLKRKKYLDQYLIEQTVPESTVSTAQLFKELFAYAIPYVVIGLTIPLYQQIDTLTFNSIMQAIGQGDIAERALGIFTMWTHKLIMIPVSLATAFSLTLVPAITKSFTEKQYRYLKLQITQTFQANMFLTLPAVIGISTLAYPIYTAFYDSDPLGGQVLMWYAPVALLFALFTVTAAILQGINKQKHAVIALVMGVILKFVCNVIFIRYFGTVGAILATAVGFLASVWYTNRQIKKHAHYSFGVVYKRTFQIAVLTLVMVIAVKLSQWLLSFMISPDGRIGALITVAICAGIGGLVYGLLAIRTGVLERVFGGEALEKIQRKLGSRFKIKLKSKGA